In Maridesulfovibrio frigidus DSM 17176, a genomic segment contains:
- a CDS encoding type Z 30S ribosomal protein S14, which produces MARTALKVKARRKPKFKVRGYNRCPICGRPRAFLRKYGVCRICFREKALAGELPGVRKASW; this is translated from the coding sequence GTGGCCAGAACAGCGTTAAAAGTTAAGGCTCGACGTAAACCAAAGTTCAAAGTGCGCGGATATAATAGATGTCCAATATGTGGACGTCCACGTGCATTCCTGCGGAAATATGGCGTATGCCGTATTTGTTTCAGGGAAAAGGCCCTCGCGGGTGAACTTCCCGGCGTGCGTAAAGCCAGCTGGTAA
- a CDS encoding DNA-directed RNA polymerase subunit alpha gives MLIQDGDKLINTRNWAELVKPEQLVRDSKSNELYGKFICEPLERGFGTTIGNSLRRVLLSSMQGAAVVAVKIEGVQHEFTTIEGVMEDVTEVVLNIKQIRFAMTTDEPQFLSLSVNKQGVVTAADIQENQNVKVLNPEQTIATLSEKMVLDMTFEIRMGKGYVPADMHEGLATEIGHIQTDSTFSPIRKVAYSVEQARVGQMTNFDKLVLEVFTDGSVTPEDAVAYSAKILKEQLSVFINFDEMGSEQEESKESDLDLNPNLFKSIDELELSVRATNCLKAANIRIVGELVQRTEQAMLKTKNFGRKSLDEIRRVLDSMELKFGMPLEDFDKKHQEWLKRKEKNEA, from the coding sequence ATGCTTATTCAAGACGGTGACAAACTCATCAATACACGCAACTGGGCCGAGCTGGTAAAGCCGGAACAGCTTGTGCGCGATTCCAAGTCCAACGAGCTTTATGGGAAGTTCATTTGTGAACCCTTGGAGCGTGGATTTGGCACAACCATAGGCAACTCCCTTCGTCGGGTACTCCTTTCTTCAATGCAAGGAGCAGCTGTGGTTGCTGTTAAGATAGAAGGCGTACAGCACGAATTCACTACCATTGAGGGTGTGATGGAAGATGTCACTGAAGTCGTGCTGAACATCAAACAGATTAGATTCGCAATGACTACTGATGAACCCCAGTTCCTTAGCCTTTCGGTTAATAAGCAGGGTGTCGTCACCGCAGCTGATATTCAGGAAAACCAGAACGTTAAAGTCCTCAATCCTGAGCAGACTATTGCGACTCTCTCTGAGAAAATGGTACTCGATATGACTTTCGAGATTCGTATGGGTAAGGGATACGTTCCTGCCGATATGCATGAAGGCTTAGCAACTGAGATTGGTCATATTCAGACTGATTCAACCTTCTCTCCAATTCGTAAGGTAGCTTACAGTGTAGAGCAGGCTCGTGTCGGACAAATGACTAACTTTGATAAGCTTGTACTTGAAGTCTTTACTGATGGTTCCGTCACTCCTGAAGATGCGGTTGCATATAGCGCCAAAATTCTTAAGGAACAACTTTCTGTCTTCATCAATTTTGATGAAATGGGCTCTGAACAAGAAGAGTCTAAGGAAAGTGATCTTGATTTGAACCCTAATCTGTTCAAAAGTATCGATGAACTTGAATTATCAGTTCGTGCGACTAACTGCCTCAAGGCTGCTAACATTCGAATTGTTGGCGAACTTGTTCAGCGAACAGAGCAGGCCATGCTTAAGACCAAGAACTTCGGACGTAAGTCTCTCGACGAAATCCGTAGAGTCCTTGACAGTATGGAGCTCAAGTTCGGGATGCCTTTAGAGGATTTCGACAAAAAGCATCAGGAATGGCTGAAGAGGAAAGAGAAAAATGAGGCATAA
- the map gene encoding type I methionyl aminopeptidase: MKKYRGIYLKNEKEIGLMREANRLVSTVLDMLGDAIKPGITTMSLEDIAGKACEDFGVVPAFKGYHGFPFVLCCSVNEEVVHGFPSNERILNEGDIVSIDMGVVYKGFFGDSARTYPVGTISATAQKLLDVTRESLMKGISMAHPGNNLYDVSRAVQEHSEENGFGVVRRFVGHGIGRNLHEKPEVPNFVPTGMPGVNLRTGMVIAIEPMVTEGSYEIEVLSDKWTAVTKDRKLSAHFEHTIAITSDGPIILSQS; this comes from the coding sequence TTGAAAAAGTACAGAGGGATTTACCTCAAGAATGAAAAAGAGATTGGCCTCATGCGTGAGGCCAATCGTCTTGTTTCTACGGTCTTAGATATGCTTGGTGATGCAATTAAACCTGGTATTACAACTATGTCATTAGAAGATATAGCTGGTAAAGCCTGTGAAGATTTTGGAGTTGTTCCAGCCTTCAAAGGGTATCATGGTTTTCCTTTTGTTTTATGTTGCTCAGTAAATGAAGAAGTAGTTCATGGATTTCCTTCCAATGAACGAATTCTTAATGAGGGCGATATTGTCAGTATAGATATGGGTGTTGTCTACAAAGGTTTTTTTGGAGACTCTGCTCGTACTTATCCTGTTGGAACAATTTCTGCTACGGCTCAAAAACTACTTGATGTTACCCGTGAATCCCTGATGAAGGGGATTTCCATGGCTCATCCGGGAAATAATCTTTATGATGTTTCTCGTGCGGTGCAGGAGCATAGTGAAGAAAACGGATTTGGTGTTGTTCGAAGGTTTGTCGGTCATGGGATTGGTCGCAATCTACATGAAAAGCCCGAAGTTCCTAACTTTGTGCCAACCGGTATGCCTGGAGTTAACCTCAGAACGGGAATGGTCATAGCCATCGAACCGATGGTTACTGAAGGATCATATGAGATAGAAGTTCTATCTGATAAGTGGACCGCAGTAACCAAAGATAGAAAGCTGTCTGCCCATTTTGAGCACACCATTGCTATTACTTCAGATGGTCCGATTATATTGAGTCAGTCATAA
- the rpmD gene encoding 50S ribosomal protein L30: MLKVKLIRSKIGCNPKQRKTLIAMGLRKIRQERSFEDNLVIRGMINKVSHLVEVTES; this comes from the coding sequence ATGCTTAAAGTAAAACTTATTCGCAGCAAGATCGGTTGCAATCCTAAACAGCGCAAGACACTTATTGCTATGGGACTGCGCAAGATCAGGCAAGAGAGAAGCTTTGAAGATAACCTCGTAATCCGAGGCATGATCAATAAAGTTTCCCACCTTGTGGAGGTAACTGAATCATGA
- the rpsM gene encoding 30S ribosomal protein S13: MARIAGVDLPKNKRLDIALTYIFGVGRTTALKILDTVGIDWTLKTDDLSGEQVNTIRKELEDNYKVEGDLRRNQVADIKRLMDIGSYRGLRHRRGLPVRGQSSKTNARTRKGPRRSVMSRKKK; the protein is encoded by the coding sequence GTGGCTCGTATCGCTGGAGTAGACCTTCCGAAAAATAAGCGTTTGGATATTGCACTGACTTACATCTTTGGAGTAGGTCGCACAACTGCACTCAAGATTCTTGATACCGTAGGTATCGATTGGACATTGAAAACTGATGACCTTAGTGGTGAACAGGTCAATACCATTCGTAAAGAACTTGAAGATAACTATAAAGTTGAAGGTGACCTCCGTCGCAATCAAGTTGCTGATATTAAGCGCTTGATGGACATTGGAAGTTACCGTGGACTCCGCCATCGTCGCGGACTGCCCGTACGCGGACAGAGCTCCAAAACCAACGCAAGGACCCGCAAAGGTCCACGTCGCTCAGTAATGAGTAGGAAGAAGAAATAA
- the secY gene encoding preprotein translocase subunit SecY, giving the protein MATAGVDNLSRLPELKKKILWTFALLAVYRIGIHIPVPGVDSAALADFFESVSNTLFGMFDMFSGGGLSNMSIFALGIMPYISASIIIQLLNVVSPDLKRLSQEGAQGRKKITQYTRYATVLITIVQGFGIAMGLESMVSPTGTPVVLAAGWSFRLITIITLTAGTVFLMWLGEQMTEKGIGNGISMIIFAGIVAGLPSAIYNTVRLMQAGEITLFLLIFILAFMVAILAFIVFMERGQRRIPIHYAKRMMGRKMMGGQTTHLPLRINTAGVIPPIFASSILLFPSTLASFSNNEWLSKMSAYFTPDSVIYNIVFISLIIFFCYFYTAIIFDPKGISENIQKQGGFIPGIRPGVKTREHIDRVLARITLWGSIYVAAICVLPMLLISQFNVPFYFGGTALLIVVGVAMDFMGKIESYLISRQYDGLMGKGSKVKGR; this is encoded by the coding sequence GTGGCAACTGCTGGAGTTGATAATCTTTCCCGACTGCCGGAACTGAAGAAAAAAATCCTTTGGACTTTTGCTCTTCTGGCTGTCTACCGGATCGGGATTCATATCCCGGTCCCTGGCGTAGACAGCGCAGCATTAGCCGATTTCTTTGAGAGTGTTTCTAACACTCTCTTCGGCATGTTTGACATGTTTTCCGGTGGCGGGTTGAGTAATATGTCCATATTCGCGTTAGGGATTATGCCTTATATATCCGCGTCTATTATTATACAACTTCTTAATGTAGTAAGCCCTGACCTTAAGCGGCTTAGCCAGGAAGGAGCTCAAGGGCGTAAAAAGATCACACAGTATACCAGATATGCAACTGTATTGATTACTATCGTACAGGGGTTTGGTATTGCCATGGGACTTGAAAGTATGGTTAGTCCCACTGGTACACCTGTTGTTCTTGCAGCTGGGTGGTCCTTCCGTCTTATTACTATAATTACTTTAACTGCAGGTACTGTCTTTCTTATGTGGCTCGGTGAACAAATGACCGAGAAAGGTATTGGAAATGGCATATCTATGATCATCTTTGCAGGTATCGTGGCTGGATTACCATCTGCCATTTATAATACCGTAAGATTAATGCAAGCTGGTGAGATTACTCTCTTCCTGCTTATTTTTATCTTAGCATTTATGGTCGCTATCCTCGCATTTATCGTCTTTATGGAAAGAGGGCAACGTCGAATACCTATCCATTATGCAAAACGCATGATGGGACGCAAAATGATGGGTGGTCAGACAACACATCTGCCACTTAGAATTAACACCGCTGGTGTTATTCCTCCCATCTTTGCATCTAGTATTCTACTATTTCCTTCTACCTTGGCTAGTTTCTCAAACAACGAATGGTTATCTAAGATGTCTGCGTATTTTACGCCTGACTCTGTGATATACAATATCGTTTTTATATCCCTGATTATCTTTTTCTGTTACTTCTATACTGCGATCATTTTTGATCCTAAAGGGATTTCAGAAAATATTCAGAAACAGGGTGGCTTTATCCCTGGTATACGCCCGGGTGTTAAAACTCGTGAGCATATTGATCGGGTTCTTGCACGGATTACCCTCTGGGGATCCATTTATGTCGCAGCCATCTGTGTACTTCCTATGTTGTTAATCTCGCAGTTTAATGTTCCTTTTTATTTTGGAGGAACAGCTCTGTTGATTGTAGTTGGTGTTGCCATGGACTTTATGGGCAAGATTGAATCCTACTTGATTTCACGTCAATATGACGGACTCATGGGTAAGGGAAGCAAGGTTAAAGGCAGGTAA
- the rpsH gene encoding 30S ribosomal protein S8 yields the protein MPVVDPIADMLTRIRNAHGAYHKSVFIPGSKIKTAIAGILKDEGYIVDFTTEEKDITVNLKYVDGKSLISGMKKISTPGRRVFVGVEDIPSVLNGLGICILSTSKGVVDGVKAKDLNVGGELLCEIW from the coding sequence ATGCCTGTTGTCGATCCAATCGCCGATATGCTGACTCGTATTCGTAATGCACACGGAGCTTATCATAAGTCCGTGTTCATTCCCGGGTCAAAAATCAAAACCGCTATTGCGGGTATTCTTAAAGATGAAGGTTATATCGTAGACTTCACAACTGAAGAAAAAGATATCACTGTTAATCTTAAGTATGTTGATGGAAAATCGCTTATTAGCGGTATGAAAAAAATCAGCACACCCGGCCGGCGTGTATTTGTAGGCGTTGAAGATATTCCCAGTGTCCTTAATGGACTAGGGATTTGCATACTTTCCACTTCAAAGGGCGTAGTTGACGGAGTCAAGGCGAAAGACTTGAACGTCGGTGGCGAGCTCTTGTGCGAAATCTGGTAG
- the rpsD gene encoding 30S ribosomal protein S4 has translation MARYTKAKCRLCRREGEKLFIKGDRCFTDKCSYERRPYAPGIAGRMRKKMSDYAIQLREKQKVRRMYGILEGQFRGYFKRADSMKGVTGANLLIILESRLDNTIYRLGFANSRNQARQLVRHGIFKKNGRRVNIPSMQVSPGDVIEVRDEARKIPVILEAQEVIARRGCPEWLESDGAAFKGEVKAMPTREDIQFPINEQLIVELYSK, from the coding sequence TTGGCTAGATATACAAAAGCAAAATGCAGACTTTGCCGTAGAGAAGGGGAAAAACTCTTCATCAAAGGCGATCGCTGCTTTACTGATAAGTGTTCATATGAACGTCGTCCATACGCCCCTGGTATTGCAGGACGCATGAGAAAGAAAATGAGTGACTACGCTATTCAGCTTCGAGAGAAGCAGAAAGTGCGTCGCATGTACGGTATCCTTGAAGGGCAGTTTCGCGGTTATTTTAAGCGCGCAGACTCCATGAAAGGGGTTACTGGTGCGAATCTCCTCATTATACTTGAAAGTCGCCTCGACAACACTATTTACCGCTTGGGATTCGCTAACTCTCGCAATCAGGCTCGCCAGCTTGTGAGACACGGCATTTTCAAAAAGAATGGAAGACGTGTTAACATTCCTTCCATGCAGGTAAGCCCCGGTGATGTCATTGAGGTTCGTGATGAAGCCCGTAAGATACCGGTTATTCTCGAAGCTCAGGAAGTTATTGCTCGTCGCGGTTGCCCAGAGTGGCTTGAGTCCGACGGTGCAGCTTTCAAAGGCGAAGTAAAAGCGATGCCGACTAGGGAAGACATACAGTTCCCTATCAACGAACAGCTGATTGTCGAGCTGTACTCCAAATAA
- the rplR gene encoding 50S ribosomal protein L18 — MKMTKEQTRRRKKIRIRKKISGTASRPRLVVFRSNKHIYAQLVDDLVGKTMTASSSCALSKGDEAVKLTRKTAEAVGMDIAAKAKELNIDKVVFDRGGYIYHGRVKALADGAREGGLKF, encoded by the coding sequence ATGAAAATGACTAAAGAACAGACAAGACGCCGCAAGAAGATCCGCATCCGTAAAAAGATCAGTGGAACAGCTTCTCGTCCGCGTCTCGTTGTTTTCCGTTCAAACAAGCACATTTACGCTCAGCTCGTAGATGATCTTGTTGGCAAAACCATGACAGCATCCTCTTCATGTGCTCTTTCTAAGGGTGATGAAGCTGTGAAGCTCACCCGTAAGACCGCTGAAGCTGTTGGTATGGATATAGCTGCCAAGGCTAAGGAACTGAATATCGACAAGGTCGTCTTCGACCGTGGCGGATATATCTATCACGGCAGAGTCAAGGCTCTTGCAGACGGCGCTCGTGAGGGCGGCCTGAAATTCTAA
- the rplQ gene encoding 50S ribosomal protein L17: MRHKKSGRKFNRTGSHRKAMFRNMVRSLLTYEHMRTTEPKAKELRSFAEKLITLALRNDLHSRRLAYKTLENHQLVQKLFDEIGPRFIGGGGGYTRIIKLAEPRKGDCAPMVIIELTKRAEAVTAEATETPVKEAQEA, translated from the coding sequence ATGAGGCATAAAAAGTCAGGAAGAAAGTTCAATAGGACCGGTTCCCACAGGAAAGCCATGTTCCGTAACATGGTCCGCTCACTGTTGACTTATGAACATATGCGTACCACTGAGCCTAAGGCAAAGGAATTGAGAAGTTTTGCAGAAAAACTTATCACCCTTGCTCTCCGTAACGACTTGCACTCTAGACGTCTTGCATACAAGACTCTTGAGAATCACCAGCTCGTTCAGAAGCTCTTTGATGAAATCGGCCCTCGCTTTATTGGCGGCGGCGGTGGTTACACCCGTATTATCAAGCTCGCTGAGCCACGTAAGGGCGATTGCGCTCCTATGGTTATCATCGAACTTACAAAACGCGCTGAAGCTGTTACAGCTGAAGCAACTGAGACTCCTGTAAAGGAAGCTCAGGAAGCATAA
- the rpsE gene encoding 30S ribosomal protein S5, with amino-acid sequence MEQNDLGLIEKIVYLNRVAKVVKGGRRFSFSALVVVGDGKGQVGFGLGKANEVPEAIRKASERARKDMITVPLLDGTLPYEVLGRYGAGRVMLKPASKGTGIIAGGPVRAVLEVVGVHDILTKAIGTNNPHNVLRATIAGLASLRSAEEVSVLRGKKVVTPRK; translated from the coding sequence ATGGAACAGAATGATCTAGGTCTGATTGAAAAAATCGTTTATCTCAACCGAGTCGCTAAAGTGGTAAAGGGCGGAAGAAGGTTCTCCTTCAGTGCCCTGGTTGTGGTAGGTGACGGTAAAGGTCAAGTCGGTTTCGGACTTGGTAAGGCTAACGAAGTTCCTGAAGCTATTAGAAAAGCTTCTGAAAGAGCACGGAAAGATATGATCACCGTGCCTCTTCTCGACGGAACACTTCCTTACGAAGTACTGGGCCGTTACGGTGCTGGACGTGTTATGCTTAAACCTGCATCAAAGGGTACTGGTATTATTGCCGGTGGACCTGTGCGTGCGGTTTTAGAAGTAGTAGGCGTTCACGATATCCTTACAAAGGCTATCGGCACTAATAATCCGCATAATGTCCTTCGCGCAACTATTGCCGGACTTGCTTCACTGCGTAGCGCAGAAGAAGTGTCTGTGCTCCGCGGGAAGAAAGTTGTGACTCCCAGAAAGTAG
- the rplO gene encoding 50S ribosomal protein L15, giving the protein MRLHELYPFPEERKNRKRIGRGGGSGTGGTSGKGHKGQNARSGGGVPAWFEGGQMPLARRLPKRGFKNPFREEYVALNLGQLLGAFEGKTEISLQDIYERGLCKKNGLVKILGMGEVTAAITIEAHRFSASASEKITKAGGTAKALEG; this is encoded by the coding sequence ATGAGGCTGCATGAATTATATCCGTTCCCAGAGGAACGTAAAAATCGCAAGCGCATAGGTCGCGGCGGCGGATCCGGAACTGGGGGTACCTCAGGAAAGGGTCATAAGGGTCAGAACGCACGTTCTGGCGGTGGTGTTCCTGCCTGGTTCGAAGGTGGACAGATGCCTCTTGCTCGTCGTTTACCTAAGCGTGGTTTCAAGAATCCTTTCCGTGAAGAGTATGTAGCTCTGAACTTAGGTCAGCTTCTTGGAGCATTTGAAGGCAAAACTGAAATATCTCTTCAGGATATTTACGAACGTGGTCTTTGCAAAAAGAACGGTCTCGTAAAGATTCTTGGAATGGGAGAGGTTACTGCTGCGATTACTATCGAAGCACACCGTTTCAGCGCGTCTGCATCTGAAAAAATCACCAAGGCCGGAGGAACGGCCAAAGCCCTGGAAGGATAA
- the rplF gene encoding 50S ribosomal protein L6 produces MSRIGKKPIDIPSGVEVTVGTDSVSVKGPKGSISTPIHSMISYKVADGVVEVMRSGETRQECAQHGLHRTLLFNCIEGVANGFSKTLEVIGVGYKVSVQGKNIILNVGFSHPVQFPLPAGIEAKAEGSKLTVSGVDKQLVGEVAAQVRRVRPPEPYKGKGIKYIDEQIRRKAGKSGK; encoded by the coding sequence ATGTCCAGAATTGGAAAAAAACCTATCGATATACCTTCAGGTGTGGAAGTTACTGTCGGAACTGATTCAGTTTCCGTCAAAGGTCCTAAAGGATCTATTTCCACTCCTATCCACTCAATGATCAGCTACAAAGTAGCCGATGGAGTGGTAGAGGTAATGAGGTCTGGCGAAACTCGCCAGGAATGTGCACAACATGGCCTGCATCGCACACTGCTTTTCAACTGTATTGAAGGAGTCGCAAACGGCTTTTCAAAAACATTGGAAGTAATTGGTGTCGGTTATAAGGTATCTGTACAGGGTAAGAATATCATACTTAATGTAGGATTTTCACACCCAGTTCAGTTCCCGCTTCCTGCTGGCATAGAAGCCAAAGCAGAAGGTAGCAAGCTAACTGTCAGCGGAGTTGATAAACAACTCGTTGGCGAAGTTGCAGCACAAGTTCGTCGCGTACGACCACCTGAGCCTTACAAAGGCAAGGGTATCAAGTACATTGATGAACAGATCAGACGTAAAGCCGGTAAGTCCGGTAAATAA
- the rpmJ gene encoding 50S ribosomal protein L36 has translation MKVRPSVKKICPKCKVIRRKGVLRVICENPRHKQRQG, from the coding sequence ATGAAAGTAAGACCATCTGTTAAGAAGATTTGTCCCAAATGCAAAGTAATCAGACGCAAAGGTGTTCTTAGGGTGATATGTGAAAACCCAAGACACAAACAGCGTCAAGGATAG
- the rpsK gene encoding 30S ribosomal protein S11 gives MARPRRSGKKKEKKNVPVGLAHVKATFNNTIITFTDLKGNVISWATSGASGFKGSRKSTPFAAQVAAETAARKAQDQGMRTVGIFVKGPGSGREAAMRAIGNIGMKVNFIRDITPIPHNGCRPPKRRRV, from the coding sequence ATGGCTAGACCTCGCCGTTCCGGCAAGAAAAAAGAGAAAAAGAATGTTCCTGTGGGCCTCGCTCACGTTAAAGCAACATTTAATAATACTATAATTACCTTCACTGATTTAAAAGGTAACGTAATCAGCTGGGCCACTTCTGGTGCATCCGGTTTCAAGGGATCTAGAAAATCTACTCCCTTTGCTGCTCAGGTAGCTGCTGAAACCGCCGCTAGAAAAGCTCAGGACCAGGGTATGCGTACCGTGGGTATTTTTGTAAAAGGCCCCGGTTCCGGTCGTGAGGCTGCTATGCGCGCCATCGGTAACATCGGTATGAAGGTGAACTTCATTCGCGATATCACGCCCATACCGCACAACGGCTGTCGTCCGCCGAAGCGCCGCAGGGTCTAA